A genome region from Candidatus Binatia bacterium includes the following:
- a CDS encoding MAE_28990/MAE_18760 family HEPN-like nuclease, with translation MGHEQLRADIEADILARQEDLRFFYNQVNRLKDEAYRDQMRRALLLLLYAHFEGFVKASFLLHVNAVNSMRLSCSTTHPVLVAATLTDIFDALKNPEMPSPLFPNSGRDSKLVKFVRERQFVERAYPMLERDVRLAESLIDTESNVKTEVLRKLFFKLGFDDSALATDEKKIDELVGRRNNIAHGQDVKGVPQRVYEPLQEAAFRTMSLIARSIMDYMENERYKKV, from the coding sequence ATGGGCCACGAGCAGCTCCGCGCCGACATCGAAGCGGATATCCTCGCGCGTCAAGAGGACCTTCGATTTTTTTACAATCAGGTAAACAGGCTTAAAGACGAGGCATACCGCGATCAAATGAGGCGCGCGTTGCTCTTGCTGCTCTATGCGCATTTTGAAGGGTTCGTAAAGGCGTCCTTTCTGCTGCACGTTAACGCCGTGAATTCGATGAGGCTGAGCTGCTCAACTACTCATCCGGTGTTAGTTGCGGCGACGCTGACGGACATCTTCGACGCGCTTAAGAACCCTGAAATGCCATCGCCGCTCTTCCCGAACAGCGGCAGAGACTCAAAGCTCGTTAAATTTGTCCGCGAACGACAATTTGTCGAACGGGCCTATCCTATGCTTGAGAGGGACGTTAGGCTTGCAGAGTCTCTCATCGATACCGAGTCGAACGTTAAGACCGAAGTTTTACGAAAGCTTTTTTTCAAGCTTGGATTCGACGACAGCGCGCTAGCGACTGACGAGAAGAAGATAGATGAGCTCGTTGGCCGCCGAAACAACATCGCGCATGGGCAGGATGTCAAGGGTGTCCCTCAACGCGTTTACGAGCCACTTCAGGAGGCAGCGTTCAGAACGATGTCACTCATTGCTCGATCGATCATGGACTACATGGAAAACGAGCGCTATAAGAAAGTGTAA
- a CDS encoding DUF262 domain-containing protein, with protein MQSRPTRLSGRSEKPARDYPGERTLSNFKVECDVPNANLAQFIDESVVRLQTTSLDVSFNELLDMHKTSELNIRPEFQRLFRWSLGAQSRFIESLLLEMPVPPIYVIEVDEGRYELIDGLQRISTYLHLRGELEVADVPDPVKKGERLCLVDCDIVEELNGLTFEDLSPALQIRLKRAFVRMEVIRKASDARFKYHMFKRLNTGGFELTDQQLRNCTIRLLDPKFNDFVIELSHNEHFRECTANLTDENRYGSFDQELVLRFFAFKNDRESFKHEVGEFLTDYMEKVTEGRVLFDYANEEAVFRKTFAVLAKSLGELVFGLPDPKGDRINRGFSVYHYEALTEGIQDRLGEYDPGNANQMASLKAKLEAIKLHRDFREITTGGGKNSPGPLRRRIDYVREHLAD; from the coding sequence GTGCAGAGCAGGCCGACGCGCTTGAGCGGGCGTTCCGAGAAGCCGGCGCGTGACTACCCCGGCGAGCGTACGTTATCGAACTTTAAAGTGGAGTGTGATGTGCCAAACGCCAATCTAGCGCAATTCATCGATGAGAGTGTTGTCCGGCTGCAGACGACGAGTCTTGACGTTTCGTTCAATGAGCTTTTAGACATGCACAAGACTTCGGAGCTAAACATACGACCGGAATTTCAGCGGTTATTCCGATGGTCGCTTGGAGCGCAATCCCGCTTCATAGAATCCCTTCTGCTTGAAATGCCCGTTCCGCCGATCTATGTGATCGAGGTCGACGAAGGTAGATATGAGTTGATCGATGGTCTCCAGCGTATATCGACCTATCTGCACCTAAGGGGTGAATTAGAGGTCGCGGATGTCCCGGATCCGGTTAAGAAAGGTGAGCGGTTGTGCCTTGTGGATTGCGACATAGTCGAAGAGCTAAATGGACTTACTTTTGAGGATCTATCTCCAGCCTTGCAAATACGGCTTAAGCGCGCGTTTGTTCGCATGGAGGTCATTAGGAAGGCGAGCGATGCCCGCTTCAAATACCACATGTTTAAGCGACTTAATACGGGCGGCTTCGAGCTTACTGACCAGCAATTGAGAAATTGTACCATTAGACTGCTTGATCCAAAATTTAATGATTTTGTGATTGAGCTTAGCCATAACGAGCACTTTCGTGAGTGCACGGCAAACTTGACGGACGAGAATCGCTACGGATCATTCGATCAGGAGTTGGTTCTTAGGTTTTTTGCATTCAAAAACGACCGCGAAAGCTTCAAGCATGAGGTCGGCGAATTTCTAACCGATTACATGGAAAAGGTGACGGAAGGCAGAGTGCTTTTCGATTATGCGAACGAAGAGGCTGTCTTTAGGAAGACCTTCGCCGTGCTGGCAAAGAGCCTGGGAGAACTGGTCTTTGGACTTCCGGACCCCAAAGGCGATCGAATCAATCGCGGCTTTAGCGTCTATCATTATGAAGCGCTCACGGAAGGCATTCAAGATAGACTCGGCGAGTACGATCCTGGGAATGCTAACCAAATGGCGTCGCTTAAAGCGAAGTTAGAAGCGATCAAGCTTCATCGTGATTTCCGCGAGATTACGACTGGCGGCGGGAAGAACTCTCCGGGCCCACTTCGGCGTCGAATCGATTACGTTCGTGAGCACTTAGCTGATTAG